The Erythrobacter aurantius genome includes a window with the following:
- a CDS encoding putative bifunctional diguanylate cyclase/phosphodiesterase, with amino-acid sequence MPISAVLGLSDNGDIDWARLRSLQYAALAKLTFYRAFVHAFLGIFVAQMFIPHISLMWIGLWLVALAAVHTRGLMVDRSFADADQRKVSRSEFTQHNAISLASGVVWSVPLLFFAPYAPGAETAALYIVAMLLMTLSVYYYTTSPISILLFSGIISIAAIVQPMLAGQWTLLGAVILFQIATVVGTVKVGRTYLAARLAEDAVTEKEEVVSLLLREFEENEADWLWEVDPQRRVRSVSPRFAFALNATDREVEGRPLLELIAGERWESGDFAPCLHDLAERLRNRENFSNLIVQVSIKGEERWWELSGTPMRDERGKFVGFRGVGSDVTEQRLSSEKIAYLARFDTLTSLPNRLMLTEALEEALKYAQHWRTRCALLMVDLDRFKAVNDSLGHMTGDKLLAQVSARLQALMGDNALVGRLGGDEFAIVVRDASDPEFLRRLAGQVIKSLSEPYLVDNHTLYVGASVGSAIGPRDGRTVEELMRNADLALYQAKDIGGGEHCRFEPVLHATAEERRQLEVSLRKALGLDEFVLHYQPVVDARTEDVVSFEALVRWNSSEHGFVSPGKFIPLAEDTRLIVPIGKWVLRQACFEARNWPEHVKINVNVSPEQLLEPDFHQEVVDALAASGLRPERLEIEVTESIFLRDASVARNALEQAMALGCSIALDDFGTGYSSLGYLRKLRFSTIKVDRTFVQGASQGSNESLAIINAVVAMAKSMNMTTTAEGVEDADQAELIRNLGCDKIQGFHFGRPMSSEEARRLFTSGDGGGMRLRA; translated from the coding sequence CATCGATTGGGCGCGTTTGCGCAGCCTGCAATATGCGGCGCTTGCAAAGCTGACATTCTACCGCGCATTCGTTCATGCCTTCCTCGGCATCTTCGTGGCGCAGATGTTCATTCCGCACATCAGCCTGATGTGGATCGGGCTTTGGCTTGTCGCCCTCGCTGCCGTTCACACCCGTGGCCTGATGGTCGATCGTAGCTTTGCCGATGCAGATCAGCGCAAGGTTTCACGTTCCGAATTCACGCAGCATAATGCGATTTCGCTGGCATCGGGCGTCGTCTGGTCTGTGCCGCTGCTGTTCTTCGCCCCGTATGCGCCGGGTGCGGAAACAGCGGCGTTGTACATCGTGGCGATGCTGCTCATGACCCTTTCGGTCTATTACTACACGACTTCGCCAATCAGCATCCTGCTGTTTTCGGGGATCATCTCTATCGCCGCCATCGTCCAGCCTATGCTGGCGGGGCAGTGGACCCTGCTGGGCGCTGTGATCCTGTTCCAGATCGCAACCGTCGTCGGTACCGTTAAGGTCGGGCGCACCTATCTCGCGGCGCGCCTTGCCGAAGACGCGGTCACCGAGAAGGAAGAGGTCGTGTCGCTGCTGCTGCGCGAATTCGAAGAGAACGAAGCCGATTGGCTTTGGGAAGTCGATCCTCAGCGCCGCGTACGCTCGGTCAGCCCGCGCTTCGCCTTTGCGCTCAACGCAACCGACCGTGAAGTCGAAGGACGCCCGCTGCTTGAACTGATCGCGGGCGAACGATGGGAAAGCGGCGATTTCGCACCCTGCCTGCATGATCTGGCTGAGCGGCTGCGCAACCGGGAAAACTTCTCCAACCTGATCGTCCAGGTTTCCATCAAGGGCGAAGAACGCTGGTGGGAGCTTTCCGGCACGCCGATGCGTGACGAACGTGGCAAGTTCGTCGGATTCCGCGGAGTGGGATCGGATGTCACCGAACAGCGGCTTTCCTCGGAAAAGATCGCCTATCTGGCGCGCTTTGACACGCTGACTTCGCTGCCGAACCGGCTGATGCTTACCGAAGCGCTCGAAGAAGCTTTGAAGTATGCCCAGCATTGGCGCACGCGCTGCGCGCTGCTGATGGTCGATCTCGACCGGTTCAAGGCGGTCAATGATTCGCTTGGCCACATGACGGGCGACAAGCTGCTGGCGCAGGTTTCCGCACGGCTTCAGGCGCTGATGGGCGACAATGCGCTCGTCGGGCGCCTGGGTGGCGATGAATTCGCGATCGTCGTGCGTGATGCGAGCGATCCGGAGTTCCTCCGGCGGCTGGCGGGGCAGGTGATCAAGAGCCTGTCGGAACCCTATCTGGTCGACAACCATACGCTCTATGTCGGCGCCAGCGTCGGCTCGGCCATCGGTCCTCGCGATGGCCGCACAGTCGAGGAACTGATGCGCAATGCCGACCTTGCGCTTTATCAGGCGAAAGACATCGGTGGCGGTGAACACTGCCGGTTCGAACCCGTGCTGCACGCCACGGCCGAAGAGCGCCGCCAGCTCGAAGTGAGCCTGCGCAAGGCGCTGGGCCTTGATGAATTCGTGCTGCACTATCAGCCGGTCGTCGATGCCCGCACCGAAGACGTGGTCAGCTTCGAGGCGCTGGTGCGCTGGAACAGTTCGGAGCATGGCTTTGTCAGCCCGGGCAAATTCATCCCGCTTGCGGAGGACACGCGCCTGATCGTGCCGATCGGCAAATGGGTGCTGCGTCAGGCCTGTTTCGAGGCGCGCAACTGGCCCGAGCACGTGAAGATCAACGTCAACGTTTCACCGGAACAGTTGCTGGAGCCGGACTTCCATCAGGAAGTGGTCGATGCGCTGGCGGCTAGCGGCCTGCGGCCTGAGCGGCTTGAGATCGAAGTCACCGAAAGCATCTTCCTGCGCGATGCCAGTGTTGCCCGCAATGCGCTGGAGCAGGCGATGGCGCTGGGTTGTTCGATCGCGCTTGATGACTTCGGGACGGGCTATTCCTCGCTCGGATATCTGCGCAAGCTGCGGTTCTCCACGATCAAGGTCGATCGCACCTTCGTTCAGGGCGCGTCACAGGGCAGCAACGAAAGCCTCGCCATTATCAACGCAGTCGTCGCCATGGCCAAGAGCATGAACATGACGACGACGGCGGAAGGCGTCGAAGATGCCGATCAGGCCGAACTGATCCGCAATCTTGGCTGCGACAAGATCCAGGGCTTCCATTTTGGCCGCCCCATGTCGAGCGAGGAGGCGCGTCGCCTGTTTACTTCGGGCGACGGTGGCGGAATGCGGCTGCGCGCCTGA
- the purQ gene encoding phosphoribosylformylglycinamidine synthase subunit PurQ, whose protein sequence is MAFRAAVITFPGSNCDRDMAVAIEAVSGQPALRVWHGDADLPDNLDFIALPGGFSYGDYLRSGAMAAKSPILRAVVEAAGRGVPVLGVCNGFQVLTESGLLPGALMRNAGQTFVCRTVDLEVANTSSPFTTGFAQGEHIRIPVAHHDGNYFADQATLDALEGEGRVAFRYANNPNGSQRDIAGVLSANGRVLGMMPHPERAMEPAAHPSLGGADGRKLFENVVGALVAA, encoded by the coding sequence ATGGCTTTTCGCGCCGCCGTGATCACCTTTCCCGGCTCCAATTGCGACCGCGACATGGCGGTGGCGATCGAAGCGGTATCGGGCCAGCCGGCCTTGCGTGTCTGGCATGGAGATGCCGATCTGCCGGACAATCTCGATTTCATCGCCCTGCCCGGCGGCTTTTCCTATGGCGATTACCTTCGCTCAGGCGCGATGGCGGCCAAGAGCCCGATCCTGCGCGCCGTCGTTGAAGCGGCGGGACGCGGCGTTCCGGTGCTGGGCGTTTGCAACGGGTTTCAGGTGCTAACCGAAAGCGGGCTCTTGCCCGGCGCATTGATGCGCAATGCCGGTCAGACATTCGTGTGCCGCACCGTCGACCTTGAGGTTGCGAACACGAGCTCGCCTTTCACCACCGGATTCGCGCAGGGCGAGCACATCCGCATCCCAGTCGCGCATCACGATGGCAATTACTTTGCCGATCAGGCCACGCTGGACGCGCTTGAGGGCGAAGGCCGGGTGGCGTTCCGTTATGCCAACAACCCCAACGGCTCACAGCGCGACATTGCGGGTGTCTTGAGCGCCAACGGCCGTGTGCTCGGCATGATGCCGCACCCCGAACGCGCGATGGAGCCCGCCGCGCACCCGTCTTTGGGTGGCGCAGATGGGCGCAAGCTGTTTGAAAACGTGGTCGGAGCGCTTGTGGCCGCGTGA
- the purS gene encoding phosphoribosylformylglycinamidine synthase subunit PurS codes for MKVRILVRLKPGVLDPQGRAVHHSLDSLGFAGVEDVRIGRLIEMDVADGTSDETLTKMCEQLLANMVIEDFAIEKLDGQKEPA; via the coding sequence ATGAAAGTTCGCATCCTCGTCCGCCTCAAGCCGGGTGTGCTCGATCCTCAGGGTCGCGCCGTGCACCACTCGCTCGACAGCCTCGGCTTTGCCGGAGTGGAAGACGTGCGGATCGGGCGACTGATCGAAATGGACGTGGCCGATGGCACCAGCGACGAAACGCTGACGAAAATGTGCGAACAGCTGCTCGCGAACATGGTGATCGAAGATTTCGCGATCGAAAAGCTCGACGGGCAGAAGGAACCGGCCTGA
- a CDS encoding TonB-dependent receptor: MSHRITTARRFWATTTIFTAAAIGFAAPAAAQDAEEGASEGQLGSIIVTANRREENLQDVAVSADVLDQGRIDNIFAAAADTTALAGSVPGLNVESSNGRVAPRFYIRGLGNTDFDLAASQPVSVIMDDIVLENVTLKSFPIFDVQRIEVLRGPQGTLFGRNTPAGIVKIDTVKPDTNETDVHAGLSFGSFDTISFTGAVGAPIVEDVLAFRVSTQLQRRSDWISNDFTGEENVMGGYTDFAARGQLLFTPGDAFSALAQVQFRDLNGSSTFFRANAVAAGDNDLVPGFDRETVSYDGGGGNNADYQQWGATLNMSYDFGGVTLTSITGYYESEGSSRGDVDGGNLVTGPGFIPFPADTQDSIDLKQYTQEVRLASNGDGALSWQVGAFYFDSDFDVTTVGFTFPPPVTVNHTNEAWAVFGQLTYELTDMLRVTGGLRYTDDEKDFFVRSGAAPQPVSVQDDNIDWDISLFADVSDDTSVYGRVANAFRAPTIQGRDVAFFAAPSVAQSENITSYEVGFKSELADRTIRLNGAVFYYTVEDPQFTAVGGAGNLVQLINANEGEAWGFELDTAFQITPEFQVTLGVAYNDTQINDDTLAVGICAQCTVTDPTTVIGGSTRALVDGNPFPNAPKWSGDFTASYTIPVGARDEFFIFTDWTYLGQTNFFLYESLEFNADSRIEGGLRVGYRGNDGEYEVSLFARNITDEVNVLGAIDFNNNSVFVNEPRVVGVALNFNY; this comes from the coding sequence ATGTCACACCGCATCACCACCGCCCGCCGTTTCTGGGCCACCACCACCATCTTCACCGCTGCCGCCATCGGCTTTGCCGCCCCTGCCGCCGCTCAGGACGCCGAAGAAGGCGCGAGCGAAGGCCAGCTCGGCTCGATCATCGTCACCGCCAACCGGCGCGAGGAAAACCTGCAGGACGTCGCCGTTTCGGCTGACGTGCTGGATCAGGGCCGCATCGACAACATCTTCGCGGCTGCCGCCGACACTACGGCGCTGGCAGGTTCGGTCCCCGGCCTGAACGTTGAAAGCTCGAATGGCCGTGTCGCTCCGCGTTTCTACATCCGCGGTCTTGGCAACACCGATTTCGATCTCGCCGCATCGCAGCCGGTTTCCGTCATCATGGATGACATCGTGCTCGAAAACGTGACGCTTAAGAGCTTCCCGATCTTCGACGTTCAGCGCATCGAAGTGCTGCGCGGCCCGCAGGGCACGCTGTTCGGCCGCAACACGCCTGCCGGCATCGTCAAGATCGACACGGTAAAGCCCGACACCAATGAAACCGACGTGCACGCCGGCCTTTCGTTCGGTTCGTTCGATACCATCTCGTTCACCGGCGCCGTCGGTGCGCCGATCGTCGAGGATGTTCTGGCATTCCGCGTTTCGACCCAGCTTCAGCGTCGCAGCGACTGGATCAGCAATGATTTCACCGGCGAAGAAAACGTCATGGGCGGCTACACCGATTTCGCCGCTCGCGGCCAGTTGCTGTTCACGCCGGGCGATGCATTCAGCGCGCTGGCACAGGTCCAGTTCCGCGACCTCAACGGCAGCTCGACCTTCTTCCGCGCCAATGCGGTCGCAGCGGGCGACAACGATCTGGTGCCCGGTTTCGACCGTGAAACCGTTTCCTACGATGGCGGTGGCGGCAACAATGCCGATTACCAGCAGTGGGGCGCGACGCTCAACATGAGCTACGATTTCGGCGGCGTCACGCTGACTTCGATCACCGGCTATTACGAGAGCGAAGGCTCCAGCCGCGGCGATGTCGATGGCGGCAACCTGGTGACGGGTCCGGGCTTCATCCCGTTCCCGGCCGACACGCAGGATTCGATCGATCTCAAGCAGTACACGCAGGAAGTGCGCCTCGCCTCGAATGGCGATGGTGCGCTCTCGTGGCAGGTCGGCGCGTTCTATTTCGACAGCGATTTCGACGTGACCACGGTCGGCTTTACCTTCCCGCCGCCTGTCACCGTCAACCACACCAACGAAGCCTGGGCGGTGTTCGGCCAGCTGACCTATGAGCTGACCGACATGCTGCGCGTCACCGGCGGCCTGCGCTACACCGACGACGAGAAGGACTTCTTCGTGCGTTCGGGTGCCGCGCCTCAGCCGGTTTCGGTGCAGGACGACAACATCGACTGGGACATCAGCCTGTTCGCCGATGTCAGCGATGACACCAGCGTCTATGGCCGCGTCGCGAACGCTTTCCGCGCGCCGACCATTCAGGGCCGTGACGTTGCCTTCTTCGCCGCGCCCAGCGTCGCGCAGTCGGAAAACATCACCAGCTACGAAGTTGGCTTCAAGAGCGAGCTGGCCGATCGCACGATCCGTCTAAACGGCGCGGTGTTCTACTACACGGTGGAAGATCCGCAGTTCACCGCTGTCGGCGGCGCGGGCAACCTCGTCCAGCTGATCAACGCCAACGAAGGCGAAGCCTGGGGCTTCGAACTCGACACCGCGTTCCAGATCACGCCGGAATTCCAGGTCACTCTGGGCGTTGCTTACAACGACACGCAGATCAACGACGATACGCTGGCCGTGGGCATCTGCGCGCAATGCACCGTCACCGATCCGACGACCGTGATCGGCGGATCGACCCGCGCACTGGTGGACGGCAACCCGTTCCCCAACGCGCCGAAATGGAGTGGGGATTTCACCGCGAGCTACACCATCCCGGTTGGCGCGCGTGACGAATTCTTCATCTTCACCGACTGGACCTATCTCGGCCAGACCAACTTCTTCCTTTACGAGAGCCTCGAGTTCAACGCTGACAGCCGTATCGAAGGCGGTCTGCGTGTGGGCTATCGTGGGAATGACGGTGAGTACGAAGTGTCGTTGTTTGCTCGCAACATCACCGATGAAGTTAACGTGCTTGGCGCGATCGACTTCAACAACAACTCGGTGTTCGTAAACGAACCGCGCGTGGTTGGCGTTGCACTGAATTTCAACTACTGA
- a CDS encoding M16 family metallopeptidase: MRHFRPTAAIAAGLLLALPNIALAQGLAAQESPQTEQAASSEPLWVFEDSDVPVDPGFVFGRLDNGMRYILRQNATPEGTAVVRMRIDSGSLDETDTERGLSHYLEHMAFNGSKNIREGEMVSLLEREGLAFGADTNASTGFDAITYMLNLPRNDEELLGTALMLMRETASELTIAEDAVERERGVILAERRDRRGYAQRAQEDSFEFTAPDARFRERLPIGTLEVLETATAAQIRALYERTYTPANTVLVIIGDYPVEVMEAALRARFSDWQAAPAPVEPETGPVDVTRSGETDIYLDPALSESVSLYRLAPWQDLPDTEANRREGSLRAIGYGIINRRLARLARGEEAPFRSARFSSGDIFEDARSTTLSISSEDGEWRKGVLAATRELNQALTYGFTQAELNEQLANIRTALENRVEGEATRNNQALAGAALALVSSERIPTEASYQLAQFEAKQADFTPERILAALKADAAPLDDPLIRFQGRTAPEGGEEALRAAFAEGMAMPIAPPEDTGAVEFAYGDFGEPGVVVSDTHEERLGFRYITFANGVRLTLKATDIRKDQIVFHIALDGGDLLNTVDDPLKTYLVSTMPSGGLGAHSSDELQTILAGRSVGWRIASNGDAFTAIGGTTPRDLELQLQLATAGLTDPGYRQEGIEQFRRGIANFFETLNSTPGRAYSTAAGAILSDNDPRFSLQPRETFEALDFDQLRAAISDRLEQGAIEVALVGDFDEDAAIAAVAGTLGALPPREADFLPREEARQRTFTKDRTQHVLRHQGEDDQALVRLIWPTTDDSDHGETMRVNLLARVVQLELTDRLREELGQAYSPRASSGMSRIYRGYGTFMLSASVDVAEVEATRAAMDKLIADLRAAPVDADVLERARKPLLEAYDNALKSPGGWMNLADRAQSQPDRLERWFVAPDMLRAITAEELQAEALQYLVPGEAVEIVVLPEEG; this comes from the coding sequence ATGAGACATTTCCGACCGACCGCCGCGATTGCCGCCGGCCTGCTGCTCGCCCTCCCCAACATCGCCCTGGCACAGGGCCTCGCCGCGCAGGAAAGCCCGCAGACCGAACAAGCGGCGTCCAGCGAACCGCTCTGGGTGTTCGAAGACAGCGACGTGCCGGTCGATCCCGGCTTCGTGTTCGGGCGGCTCGACAACGGCATGCGCTACATCTTGCGTCAGAATGCCACGCCCGAAGGCACAGCGGTGGTGCGGATGCGGATCGATTCCGGATCGCTAGACGAAACCGACACCGAACGCGGGCTGTCGCACTATCTAGAGCACATGGCGTTCAACGGGTCGAAGAACATTCGCGAAGGCGAGATGGTGTCACTGCTGGAACGCGAAGGGCTGGCCTTTGGTGCGGACACCAATGCTTCGACCGGCTTCGATGCCATCACCTACATGCTCAACCTGCCCCGCAATGACGAAGAACTGCTCGGCACCGCGCTGATGCTGATGCGGGAGACCGCAAGCGAGCTGACCATTGCCGAGGACGCGGTGGAGCGCGAACGCGGCGTGATCCTCGCCGAAAGGCGCGACCGGCGCGGCTATGCCCAGCGCGCGCAGGAGGACAGTTTCGAATTCACCGCGCCAGACGCACGATTCCGTGAACGCCTGCCGATCGGCACGCTGGAGGTGCTGGAAACCGCCACCGCCGCGCAGATCAGGGCGCTGTACGAACGCACCTACACTCCCGCCAACACCGTGCTGGTCATCATCGGGGACTATCCTGTCGAGGTGATGGAAGCCGCCCTGCGCGCGCGCTTTTCCGACTGGCAGGCCGCCCCTGCCCCGGTGGAACCGGAAACCGGCCCGGTCGATGTAACCCGCAGCGGGGAGACGGATATCTACCTTGATCCCGCCCTGTCAGAGAGCGTTTCGCTCTATCGGCTCGCCCCGTGGCAGGACCTGCCCGATACCGAGGCAAACCGCCGCGAAGGATCGCTGCGTGCCATCGGATACGGCATCATCAACCGTCGCCTCGCCCGCCTTGCCCGCGGTGAAGAAGCACCCTTCCGCAGCGCCCGTTTCTCCAGCGGCGACATCTTTGAAGACGCGCGCAGCACCACGCTTTCGATATCGAGCGAGGATGGCGAATGGCGCAAGGGCGTTCTGGCGGCGACGCGCGAGCTCAATCAGGCGCTGACCTATGGCTTTACCCAGGCCGAACTGAACGAACAGCTCGCCAATATCCGCACCGCCCTTGAAAACCGGGTCGAAGGCGAAGCGACGCGCAACAATCAGGCGCTTGCCGGGGCTGCTTTGGCGCTGGTGAGCAGCGAGCGCATCCCGACAGAAGCAAGCTACCAACTGGCCCAGTTCGAGGCGAAGCAGGCGGATTTCACGCCCGAGCGCATACTGGCCGCGCTCAAGGCCGATGCTGCGCCGCTCGACGATCCGCTGATCCGGTTTCAGGGCCGCACCGCGCCAGAAGGCGGGGAAGAGGCGCTGCGCGCCGCCTTTGCCGAAGGCATGGCGATGCCTATCGCCCCGCCCGAGGACACAGGCGCTGTCGAATTCGCATACGGTGACTTTGGTGAACCGGGCGTGGTGGTTTCCGACACGCACGAGGAACGGCTCGGCTTCCGCTACATCACCTTTGCCAATGGCGTGCGCCTGACGCTCAAGGCGACCGATATCCGCAAGGACCAGATCGTGTTCCATATCGCGCTCGACGGTGGCGATCTGCTCAACACCGTGGACGATCCGCTCAAGACCTATCTTGTCAGCACAATGCCTTCGGGTGGGCTCGGCGCGCACAGCAGCGACGAATTGCAGACGATCCTTGCCGGGCGCAGCGTCGGCTGGCGCATTGCCAGCAATGGCGATGCCTTTACCGCGATCGGAGGCACGACCCCGCGCGATCTGGAATTGCAGCTGCAACTGGCGACTGCCGGGCTTACCGATCCCGGATACCGGCAGGAGGGGATCGAGCAGTTCCGCCGCGGCATCGCCAATTTCTTCGAAACGCTCAATTCGACGCCGGGCCGCGCCTATTCCACTGCAGCGGGCGCGATCCTGTCCGACAATGATCCGCGCTTCAGCCTGCAACCGCGCGAGACATTCGAAGCGCTCGATTTCGATCAATTGCGCGCCGCAATCTCGGACCGGCTCGAACAGGGCGCAATCGAAGTGGCTCTGGTGGGCGATTTCGACGAGGACGCCGCAATAGCCGCGGTTGCCGGGACGCTGGGCGCCCTGCCCCCGCGCGAGGCCGATTTCCTCCCGCGTGAGGAAGCGCGCCAGCGAACCTTCACCAAAGACCGCACGCAGCATGTGCTGCGCCATCAGGGCGAGGATGATCAGGCGCTGGTACGGTTGATCTGGCCCACAACCGATGACAGCGATCACGGCGAAACCATGCGCGTCAACCTGCTGGCGCGCGTGGTGCAGCTCGAACTGACCGATCGCCTGCGCGAAGAATTGGGGCAGGCCTATTCCCCCCGCGCATCGAGCGGCATGAGCCGGATTTATCGTGGGTACGGCACCTTCATGCTCAGCGCGTCGGTGGATGTCGCCGAAGTCGAGGCGACCCGCGCCGCGATGGACAAGCTGATCGCCGATCTGCGGGCCGCCCCGGTCGATGCGGACGTGCTGGAACGCGCGCGCAAGCCCTTGCTCGAAGCCTATGACAATGCGCTCAAGTCACCGGGCGGATGGATGAACCTTGCCGACCGCGCGCAAAGCCAGCCAGACCGGCTCGAACGCTGGTTCGTCGCGCCCGACATGCTGCGCGCGATCACAGCAGAGGAATTGCAAGCCGAAGCCCTGCAATATCTCGTGCCGGGCGAAGCGGTGGAAATCGTGGTCTTGCCCGAAGAGGGCTAG
- a CDS encoding DUF3857 domain-containing protein has product MNRIRSAGRLMAASVAFAAVAPALADNSEIAIEPAPGWVTTSEPLPVPEDVQGLVFYRSQDTIAHLTQEGHYSYQSQVIRILQPQALQAGNIAISWNPAAGRAVVHSLKIRRGPREIDVLGQTSFEILRREDQLEQAMLTGTLTAVLQVPDLRVGDDLEIAYTVPLHDPTLRDISHGVLFLGDAPPPGRFSLRLSWEDGQEPQVRMTEDFVEVASRTGNAISLDFENPGIVTPPRNAPPRYSWTRILEFSDFDNWEAVSGRFHALYADAATLAPDSPLRAEAAIIAESHDNDLDRAQAALELVQQQIRYIYIGLNGGNYTPASADETWTRRYGDCKGKTALLLALLALLGAMGIEAQGVLVNNSVPTDGLDTKLPNPGHFDHIIVRAKIGGKDYFLDGTLPAVIDGRTDPFLPYQWVLPLTEAGSELERLPDRVFDLPQEMGLIEIDARAGFDAPARRVSTTMARGIAGLQQYLQLSGVPANQLEAALRSRLEGSAEWDTIESIAYRFDKGTQASILTITGTGPVDWDDEGSGAYDLILPGGGFYPPERRQRSDGESGDIPFYQNPIYTCYATTVRLPDGTDLKNWGFNSTIDTLIYGRNFYRMMELRDDHTLRMVRGSRVEQQEIPVQKAERDNGRLANFDNSMAVLSYDPSGMGTRYGRLRQVPATYEIDWTGENPPCLPPDVLAG; this is encoded by the coding sequence ATGAATCGCATCCGATCCGCCGGTCGGCTGATGGCCGCCAGCGTGGCTTTCGCGGCAGTGGCACCGGCGCTTGCCGATAACAGCGAAATCGCGATCGAGCCGGCACCCGGATGGGTGACGACCTCCGAGCCATTGCCCGTTCCCGAGGATGTGCAGGGGCTGGTGTTCTATCGCAGCCAGGACACGATCGCGCATCTGACGCAGGAAGGCCATTATTCCTACCAGAGCCAGGTGATCCGCATTCTCCAGCCGCAAGCGCTGCAGGCGGGAAACATCGCGATCAGCTGGAACCCGGCAGCGGGCCGCGCGGTGGTGCACAGCCTGAAAATCCGGCGCGGCCCGCGCGAGATCGACGTGCTTGGCCAGACCTCGTTCGAAATTCTCCGGCGCGAAGACCAGCTTGAACAGGCGATGCTGACGGGCACTCTCACCGCCGTGCTGCAGGTACCCGACCTGCGCGTGGGCGACGATCTGGAAATCGCCTACACCGTGCCGCTGCACGATCCCACGCTGCGCGACATCAGCCATGGCGTGCTGTTCCTTGGCGATGCGCCGCCTCCGGGCCGCTTCTCGCTCCGGCTTTCGTGGGAAGACGGGCAGGAACCGCAAGTCCGCATGACCGAGGATTTCGTCGAAGTCGCCAGCCGCACAGGCAATGCGATCTCGCTCGATTTCGAAAACCCCGGCATTGTTACTCCCCCGCGCAACGCCCCGCCGCGATACTCTTGGACGCGGATTCTCGAATTCTCCGATTTCGACAACTGGGAAGCGGTGTCGGGCCGCTTTCATGCGCTCTATGCCGACGCCGCGACGCTCGCGCCGGATTCGCCTTTGCGAGCAGAGGCCGCGATCATCGCAGAAAGCCATGACAATGATCTCGACCGCGCTCAGGCCGCACTCGAACTCGTTCAGCAACAGATCCGCTACATCTACATCGGCCTGAATGGCGGCAATTACACTCCCGCAAGCGCGGATGAGACGTGGACCCGCCGCTATGGCGACTGCAAGGGCAAGACAGCGCTGCTGCTGGCGCTGCTGGCGCTGCTGGGCGCAATGGGGATCGAGGCGCAGGGGGTGCTCGTCAACAACAGCGTGCCAACTGACGGGCTCGACACAAAGCTGCCCAACCCCGGCCATTTCGATCACATCATCGTGCGCGCGAAGATTGGCGGAAAGGACTACTTCCTCGACGGGACGCTGCCTGCGGTGATCGACGGGCGAACCGATCCTTTCCTGCCCTACCAATGGGTGCTGCCGCTGACTGAAGCGGGGAGCGAGCTTGAGCGGCTGCCTGATCGGGTGTTCGATCTGCCGCAGGAAATGGGCCTGATCGAAATCGATGCCCGCGCCGGTTTCGACGCACCCGCGCGGCGGGTCAGCACCACGATGGCGCGCGGTATCGCGGGATTGCAGCAATATCTGCAATTGTCGGGGGTCCCGGCAAACCAGCTTGAGGCGGCGCTGCGCTCGCGGCTGGAAGGCAGCGCGGAATGGGACACTATCGAAAGCATCGCCTATCGCTTCGACAAAGGAACGCAGGCGAGCATCCTGACGATCACCGGCACAGGTCCGGTCGATTGGGATGACGAAGGCAGCGGCGCTTATGATCTGATACTGCCGGGCGGCGGATTCTACCCGCCCGAGCGGCGTCAACGAAGCGATGGCGAAAGTGGCGATATCCCGTTCTACCAGAACCCGATCTACACCTGCTATGCGACGACAGTGCGCCTGCCCGACGGGACCGACCTTAAGAACTGGGGGTTCAACTCCACCATCGACACGCTGATCTATGGTCGCAACTTCTATCGCATGATGGAACTGCGCGATGATCACACGCTGCGCATGGTTCGCGGCAGCCGTGTCGAACAACAGGAAATCCCGGTGCAAAAGGCAGAGCGTGACAACGGCAGGCTCGCCAATTTCGACAATTCGATGGCTGTCCTGTCGTATGATCCGTCCGGCATGGGCACTCGATATGGCAGGCTGAGGCAAGTTCCGGCGACCTATGAGATCGACTGGACGGGCGAAAACCCCCCGTGCCTGCCGCCGGACGTTCTGGCTGGGTGA